A genomic window from Sceloporus undulatus isolate JIND9_A2432 ecotype Alabama chromosome 9, SceUnd_v1.1, whole genome shotgun sequence includes:
- the RSPO1 gene encoding R-spondin-1: MQLGPLCVVVVFLSLVDLADNSQGTRSRSSSSKAPKGKRQRRISTEMSQGCAKGCDLCSEFNGCLKCSPKLFILLERNDIRQTGICLPSCPLGYFDVRNPDMNKCMKCKIENCEDCFSRNFCTKCKEGLYLHKGRCYMACPEGFSAANSTMECSSPAQCEMSEWGPWGPCSKKQRLCGFRKGNEERSRKVLQASSGDMSVCPAVRERRRCTVQRNQCPEGRKKKKEQENANEDRSRKDGKESRTGAKRRKGQPRGTPTPAGPAQ, translated from the exons ATGCAGCTTGGACCGTTGTGTGTAGTGGTGGTTTTTCTCAGCTTGGTGGATCTGGCAGACAACAGTCAGGGCaccaggagcaggagcagcagcagcaaggcacCAAAGGGCAAGAGGCAGAGGCGAA TCAGCACTGAGATGAGCCAGGGCTGTGCCAAGGGGTGCGATTTGTGCTCCGAGTTCAACGGGTGCCTCAAGTGCTCCCCCAAACTCTTCATCCTCCTGGAGCGGAACGACATACGCCAGACCGGCATCTGCCTCCCCTCCTGTCCGCTGGGCTATTTCGATGTGCGCAATCCAGACATGAACAAGTGCATGA AATGCAAAATCGAGAACTGTGAGGACTGTTTCAGCCGAAACTTTTGCACCAAGTGCAAAGAAGGCTTATACTTGCACAAAGGAAGGTGCTACATGGCCTGTCCTGAGGGCTTCTCGGCTGCCAACAGCACGATGGAATGCAGCAGCCCTG cACAATGTGAAATGAGCGAGTGGGGCCCCTGGGGCCCTTGCTCAAAGAAGCAGAGGTTGTGTGGGTTCCGGAAAGGCAATGAAGAGCGTTCCAGGAAGGTCCTCCAGGCATCCTCCGGGGACATGTCCGTCTGTCCTGCTGTCAGAGAGCGCCGGAGATGCACCGTGCAGAGAAACCAATGTCCAGAAG ggcggaagaagaagaaggagcaagAAAACGCGAATGAGGACAGGAGTCGGAAAGATGGCAAGGAAAGCAGGACTGGTGCcaagaggaggaaagggcagcCCAGGGGCACACCAACACCTGCTGGCCCTGCTCAGTAG